The Shewanella mangrovisoli genome has a window encoding:
- a CDS encoding tetratricopeptide repeat protein, whose protein sequence is MKYRQWVLGAGFTLSLGMSAAAHAFSIPQPANEVAASKFVHIQVQAEQGDADAQFLLGLMFLSGRYVQQEVPTGLHWMTLAAEQQHEKAQQTLADLSFEGQLVKRDLAVAERWYKDMGERGNRWAQFRLGFIYASGGDGIARNCGKAVEQFTRVGDDIALGNVAWILATCPEAEYRDGNKALELSLQLLKVNENDPTNLDNLAAAYAEVGDFGAAVSTQQKAIAALKMTAEATKTDEFQQRLHSYEQKRAYRETLRLLD, encoded by the coding sequence GTGAAATACAGACAATGGGTTTTAGGCGCCGGATTCACTTTATCCCTAGGGATGAGTGCTGCCGCGCACGCATTTTCTATTCCACAACCAGCCAATGAAGTTGCGGCGAGTAAATTTGTGCACATTCAAGTGCAGGCAGAGCAGGGCGATGCCGACGCGCAATTTTTACTGGGGTTGATGTTTCTCTCTGGACGTTACGTACAGCAAGAAGTGCCGACCGGATTACATTGGATGACCCTTGCCGCCGAACAGCAACACGAAAAGGCGCAGCAAACCTTAGCTGATCTCTCCTTTGAAGGGCAATTAGTGAAGCGTGACTTAGCTGTGGCCGAACGTTGGTATAAGGACATGGGGGAGCGCGGTAATCGCTGGGCGCAGTTCCGGTTAGGCTTTATTTATGCCTCGGGTGGCGATGGCATTGCGCGTAACTGCGGTAAAGCCGTAGAGCAATTTACTCGCGTTGGGGATGATATTGCCCTTGGCAATGTGGCGTGGATTTTAGCGACTTGCCCCGAAGCCGAATATCGCGACGGTAATAAAGCGCTCGAGTTATCCTTGCAGCTGCTGAAAGTGAACGAGAACGACCCTACTAACCTTGATAACTTGGCGGCCGCCTATGCCGAAGTCGGTGATTTTGGCGCCGCGGTATCGACCCAGCAAAAAGCGATAGCCGCCTTAAAGATGACGGCCGAAGCCACCAAGACCGATGAGTTTCAGCAGCGCCTGCACAGCTATGAGCAAAAGCGCGCCTACCGTGAGACTTTGCGTTTACTCGATTAA
- the thpR gene encoding RNA 2',3'-cyclic phosphodiesterase has protein sequence MLQRLFLGFAPTSIQRQQLLQLQQSLRSQLAPNAKAVTQNNLHLTLAFLGLANPTQVALLLDSVEKLAKPQFSVTLDSIAVWPKAQVCCLKGDSISPELALLASQAQDLAQKLQLHLSEHPFRPHISLFRKAKPSGILASELTLKEFVQQKVIQASMLELTLAPEQLHLYLSTNGGRGVEYQILHSWPLA, from the coding sequence GTGTTACAACGACTCTTCCTTGGATTTGCCCCCACGAGCATACAGCGGCAACAACTGCTGCAATTACAGCAAAGCTTAAGGTCGCAGTTAGCGCCTAATGCCAAAGCTGTGACGCAAAACAATTTGCACTTAACCCTCGCCTTTTTAGGGCTCGCCAATCCAACTCAAGTGGCACTGTTGCTCGACAGCGTCGAGAAGCTGGCTAAACCCCAATTTAGCGTCACGCTGGATAGCATCGCCGTGTGGCCTAAGGCGCAGGTCTGTTGTTTAAAGGGCGATAGCATAAGTCCTGAGTTGGCTTTACTCGCATCCCAAGCGCAAGATTTAGCACAGAAGTTGCAATTACATCTCAGTGAGCATCCATTTCGGCCCCATATCAGCTTGTTTAGAAAGGCAAAACCGTCAGGCATCTTGGCGAGTGAGCTAACGCTCAAGGAGTTCGTACAGCAGAAAGTCATCCAAGCTTCGATGCTTGAACTCACGCTAGCACCCGAGCAGCTGCATTTGTATCTTTCCACCAATGGCGGACGCGGCGTGGAATATCAGATCTTACATTCTTGGCCGCTCGCATAA
- a CDS encoding putative bifunctional diguanylate cyclase/phosphodiesterase, whose translation MSDGLANPLQQALVTIFSETPLETLEQNVDQALEAITLQLHCDGVFVLTGSLALDHLRTRNLYLKPQFSQGQQTRVWPLARMPFFRSLVRTPTLLNLPDVDTLPAEAQAERALLRDWNVKSLLVLPPVVFGETRIALGAVNCSECCEWSEEFIQEFQHAAVMIGSAMELTRIAHDMLASEHRYREVFNQLPLACALLDKQNQLTMLNKVALQTLPVQHGYDLFSMVREEEHAMLTDTLHMVREGVLGQAWCELPLKSNQQLDWLRLSFSQIHGNKDTLVMIAEDVSEKYRLADELSFHANYDALTGLPNRLHFEALLENLLQTKDDMPTCVAFIDVDQFQVINNVSGHQAGDKLLCQLALRLKQLVRKGDIVARLGGDEFGILMHYCNVDSAQHIANRICTQLATHEFIWENRCHNVSVSMGIAKLEKSATDIYTVMSQADAACRLAKDKGRNGWHLYSAKDPKMTRLYTEMMASVDIVSALALNQFELYFQSIAPLNREESGLHLEVLLRMVQANGTIVSPAIFLPAAERYNLAAKVDLWVIDNLLKWGSSHLDIWQQLELVSVNLSATSLGDSEFMNWLEMRLMTEPELVDKLCIEITETAAVSQLDQATKLIEVLRPLNCQLALDDFGAGFSSFAYLKRLNVDYVKIDGQFVINLCEDEADQAIIKAICQLGQDMGFDVVAEFVESKEIALKLKSLGVDYAQGYAINKPAPLLSLTSGLARPWMLD comes from the coding sequence ATGTCAGATGGTTTAGCAAATCCACTCCAACAGGCATTAGTGACGATTTTTAGCGAAACGCCACTAGAAACCCTAGAGCAAAATGTTGATCAAGCCTTAGAAGCTATCACATTACAACTCCACTGTGATGGGGTATTTGTGCTGACGGGCAGTTTAGCCTTAGATCATCTGCGTACCCGCAATTTGTACTTAAAACCGCAATTTAGTCAGGGCCAACAGACGCGAGTCTGGCCATTGGCGCGTATGCCGTTTTTTCGCTCCTTGGTCAGAACTCCTACGCTGCTGAATCTGCCCGATGTCGATACCTTGCCTGCGGAGGCCCAAGCGGAGCGGGCATTACTGCGGGATTGGAACGTTAAAAGCCTATTGGTGTTACCGCCTGTGGTATTTGGCGAAACCCGTATTGCCCTCGGCGCGGTCAATTGCTCCGAATGCTGCGAGTGGAGCGAGGAGTTTATTCAGGAATTTCAACATGCGGCGGTGATGATTGGTTCGGCGATGGAACTCACCCGTATCGCCCACGATATGCTGGCCAGTGAGCACAGATACCGCGAAGTCTTTAATCAGCTGCCTTTAGCCTGCGCCTTGCTCGATAAACAGAACCAACTGACCATGCTGAACAAAGTGGCGTTGCAAACCCTGCCTGTGCAGCATGGATACGATTTATTTAGCATGGTGCGCGAAGAGGAGCATGCCATGCTCACCGACACGCTGCACATGGTGCGCGAAGGCGTATTGGGGCAAGCCTGGTGTGAGTTACCCCTAAAATCGAATCAACAGCTAGATTGGCTGAGGCTGAGCTTTAGCCAAATCCACGGCAATAAAGACACCCTAGTGATGATTGCCGAAGATGTCAGTGAAAAATATCGCCTCGCCGATGAGCTGTCCTTCCATGCGAATTATGATGCCTTGACTGGGTTGCCTAATCGGCTGCATTTTGAGGCCTTGCTCGAAAACCTGCTGCAAACCAAAGATGATATGCCCACCTGCGTGGCCTTTATCGATGTAGACCAGTTTCAGGTGATCAATAATGTGAGCGGCCATCAGGCCGGTGATAAGCTATTGTGTCAGTTAGCATTACGTCTTAAACAACTGGTGCGTAAGGGCGATATTGTCGCGCGCTTGGGCGGCGATGAGTTTGGGATTTTAATGCATTATTGCAATGTGGATTCGGCGCAGCATATCGCGAATCGGATCTGCACTCAGTTAGCAACCCACGAGTTTATTTGGGAAAACCGTTGCCACAATGTCAGTGTCAGCATGGGGATCGCTAAGCTCGAAAAGTCCGCAACGGATATTTATACGGTAATGAGTCAGGCCGATGCGGCCTGTCGTCTTGCGAAGGATAAGGGCCGCAACGGCTGGCACTTGTATAGTGCCAAAGATCCTAAAATGACTCGCCTCTATACTGAGATGATGGCGTCGGTCGATATCGTCAGCGCCCTCGCACTCAATCAATTTGAGCTTTATTTCCAAAGCATTGCCCCGCTCAATCGCGAAGAGTCCGGCCTGCATTTAGAGGTGCTGCTGCGGATGGTGCAGGCCAATGGCACTATTGTTTCTCCGGCGATCTTTCTCCCTGCGGCGGAGCGTTACAACTTGGCGGCTAAGGTCGACTTATGGGTGATAGATAATCTGCTGAAGTGGGGCAGTAGCCATTTGGATATTTGGCAACAGCTGGAGTTGGTCTCGGTCAACCTGTCGGCGACCTCGTTAGGTGACAGCGAGTTTATGAATTGGCTCGAAATGCGCTTGATGACCGAACCTGAGCTGGTGGACAAGCTCTGCATCGAGATCACCGAAACCGCAGCAGTGAGCCAATTAGATCAAGCCACTAAACTGATTGAAGTGCTGCGGCCGTTAAACTGCCAACTGGCGCTGGATGACTTTGGCGCGGGCTTCTCAAGCTTTGCCTACCTTAAACGCTTGAACGTGGATTATGTCAAAATTGATGGTCAGTTCGTGATTAACCTGTGCGAGGATGAGGCTGACCAAGCCATCATCAAAGCCATTTGTCAGTTAGGGCAAGATATGGGCTTCGATGTGGTGGCAGAGTTTGTTGAATCAAAAGAAATCGCATTAAAGTTGAAAAGCTTAGGCGTGGATTATGCGCAGGGCTATGCCATCAATAAGCCCGCGCCGCTGCTGAGCCTGACCTCAGGACTCGCTAGGCCTTGGATGCTGGATTAG
- a CDS encoding TonB-dependent copper receptor, producing the protein MLYQPIKLAVILAGVLGTAVPQLAWSAEASDCGEDKKCQDYLRVSGDVMRQPVHLVSDPKQNRLPLPAYDGSGFLRSIPGFNITRKGGSGGDPMFRGLGGSRLNIVDDGQHVYGACGGRMDPPTNYIYPESYDQITVIKGPQTVKYGPVGSAGTILFEKNRHRFNQADLEGRASATGGSFDRRDAMVELSAGDKNYYLDFDMNQSSSDHYEDGNGNKVQSSYDRQNANLALGWTPTERTVLELAYGESSGEAEYADRLNKARQIDNRDAALLLQHEFESSWLAAVELQAFSNKNDHIMDRFDEGVNSGANVRRMTDGGHLWFELAPLDALDVTLGLDYMSSKHDGRSMAAGDVGLNDLLNKPFKEDMRYQNYGLFAESRYRFEEGEFGRSSLHAGLRLDDWNSELLIAQQGERDDTLFSGYLRYEFQTAQHQYYAGFGSAQRMPDYWEIMKASADNPAQKAFDLKAETTNQFDIGWIYQGPVEASVSLFYGEIADYILIDSSGSTTLARNIDASLYGGEASLDYALNEQWSSQLTVSYTHGENDTDKVALGQISPLEARLTINYQWQAWTMAAQWRLVASQDRYTLGHGNIVGQDLGPSSGFGTLALNASWSYNKDLSLILGIENLFDATYAEHVSKAGTGNDLPGSEAMFRVNEPGRNLWAKLTYQF; encoded by the coding sequence GTGCTGTATCAACCTATCAAATTAGCCGTTATTTTAGCGGGAGTGCTCGGCACCGCTGTACCTCAATTGGCTTGGTCTGCTGAGGCGAGCGATTGTGGTGAAGATAAAAAATGTCAGGATTATCTGCGGGTTTCCGGCGATGTAATGCGCCAGCCCGTTCATCTTGTGAGCGATCCGAAACAGAACCGTTTGCCATTGCCGGCCTACGATGGCTCGGGATTTTTACGTTCTATCCCCGGATTTAATATCACTCGCAAAGGCGGCTCAGGTGGCGATCCTATGTTTCGGGGGCTGGGCGGTTCGCGTTTAAACATAGTCGATGATGGTCAGCATGTGTATGGCGCCTGTGGTGGGCGTATGGACCCACCGACAAACTATATTTATCCCGAAAGCTACGATCAGATAACTGTGATCAAAGGGCCGCAAACCGTGAAGTACGGTCCCGTCGGCAGCGCGGGCACGATTTTGTTTGAGAAAAACCGCCATCGCTTTAACCAAGCGGATCTTGAAGGACGAGCCAGCGCGACGGGCGGCAGTTTCGATAGACGAGATGCCATGGTGGAGCTGAGTGCCGGAGACAAGAATTACTATCTTGATTTCGATATGAATCAATCCAGTAGTGACCATTATGAAGACGGTAATGGCAATAAAGTGCAATCGAGTTACGATCGTCAAAACGCGAACCTCGCCTTGGGGTGGACACCGACAGAGCGCACGGTTCTTGAGTTGGCCTATGGTGAATCGAGCGGCGAAGCCGAATATGCCGACAGGTTAAACAAGGCACGTCAAATCGATAACCGTGATGCGGCGTTACTGCTACAACACGAGTTTGAGTCGAGCTGGTTGGCCGCAGTCGAGTTACAAGCCTTTAGCAATAAAAACGACCACATTATGGATAGGTTCGATGAAGGGGTTAATTCGGGCGCCAATGTGCGGCGGATGACCGACGGTGGCCATTTGTGGTTTGAGTTAGCGCCACTCGATGCTCTGGATGTCACTCTTGGGCTGGATTATATGTCGAGCAAACACGATGGCCGCAGCATGGCTGCGGGTGATGTCGGGCTAAACGACTTACTCAATAAACCTTTTAAAGAGGATATGCGCTATCAAAACTATGGTCTGTTTGCCGAGTCGCGCTATCGTTTTGAAGAGGGTGAGTTTGGGCGCAGTAGTTTGCACGCAGGATTGAGGCTTGACGATTGGAATAGCGAGCTTTTGATTGCTCAGCAGGGTGAGCGGGACGATACCCTCTTCAGTGGATACCTGCGTTATGAGTTTCAAACCGCGCAGCATCAATACTACGCAGGCTTTGGCTCGGCGCAGCGGATGCCGGATTACTGGGAGATTATGAAGGCTAGCGCCGATAACCCCGCACAAAAAGCCTTTGACCTTAAAGCGGAAACCACCAATCAGTTCGATATAGGTTGGATTTATCAGGGGCCTGTCGAGGCTTCGGTGTCACTCTTCTATGGTGAGATTGCGGACTATATTCTGATTGATTCCAGCGGCTCAACCACCCTTGCCCGTAATATCGATGCTAGTCTCTACGGTGGTGAGGCCAGCCTAGATTATGCGCTAAATGAGCAATGGTCTAGCCAACTCACCGTAAGTTATACCCATGGTGAAAACGACACCGACAAGGTCGCGCTTGGGCAAATATCGCCGTTAGAGGCCAGATTAACCATTAACTATCAATGGCAAGCTTGGACAATGGCGGCGCAGTGGCGGCTGGTTGCATCACAGGATCGTTACACCTTAGGCCATGGCAACATCGTGGGCCAAGATTTAGGCCCGAGCAGCGGTTTTGGTACACTGGCGCTTAATGCATCTTGGTCATACAACAAGGATTTATCCTTAATTTTGGGTATCGAAAACCTGTTTGATGCAACCTACGCCGAGCATGTGAGTAAGGCTGGCACGGGGAACGATTTGCCCGGCAGTGAGGCCATGTTTAGGGTCAACGAGCCGGGCCGTAATTTGTGGG